Part of the Aciduliprofundum boonei T469 genome is shown below.
CGTGTTCGTTGATTAGTTTATCCCTCGCCAATTTCTCTATGTCATCGTAATAGAGGAACATCAAGCCCTCGATTTTCTTGTTCCTGCCTTTGTATTTTCCCTTATACACTATCGTCAAAAAATCCCCGTCTTTCTCATCATCTAAAACTACTCCTTCCACTCTCTCACGCTCCTATCTCTATCTCGTTTCCTCTCTGGGCTTTCATCTGGGCTTTTCCTTCCACAACTTCCTCGTATTCCCTGCCGTCCAGAATTTCTTTTAACTGCTCCCACTTCATACTCCTTGGAACTACTCCCGCTTCCTTCATGGCACTCAATCCATAGCCGTAGTTGTAGAGCATTCTTATCGTCCTTGTTTTGTTCTCATCCTTTCTCGGAATGGCCAATATGTAGTTCTTCTTGTCAATATCTGCTTCTCCCTTTCCTGCGTGGAATATAACCATCGGTGGCTCTACATACTTGGTATCCTTGTCCAGCATTCCGTTCTCTTTGAGAGTTTTTACAAGGGCTGTGTGGTGGCAAGTGCCTTTCCTCTTGAACAATTCACAATCACACTTCAAATCGTTTAACTTCCCAGATACTCTATGCTCTCCAGATTTGCCCAAAACAACCACATCTATGTGCTGCATGTTCTCTATCTCTTTCCTCAAATCCTTTATTTCTCTAATGAGCTGATTTCTCTTTCCTGCCATGTATGACTTGATGAAATCCTCGGTGGTAGCGCTAATCGGAATATTCGGATAGTCCCTTCCTCTAACTTCGGCAATGTAAGAATGCGTGAAATCTCTCCATTCGGGCAACTTTTCTTCGGGAACATTTATGCTCAACCTCGCAGAGTAATGAGAGCCATCCCCGTTAGGCACTACAAAGAAATCCATCCTCACGCCTTGGGGAACGGGTAAATCTTCCTGCTCCTCAATCCTATCTTTCATCGCCTTGATTTTTTGCCTTATCTCATACTTCTCCTTGTCATTCGCCTCTTTCGGAACTAAGGGCTTATCTTCCCTGTGAAATTCGTAATCGGAATACTCATACCTGTAAAACTTGTTCCATCTCATTTCATCACCTCACACCCAAGCCCAATCGTATGCGTTCGCTACCAAGTTCCAATAATCCTCGTCCAGCTCCAAGTTCTTCTTGTCTATGACTTCCTTTATCCTCTTGTAAAACTCCTTTCCGAAATTCTCCGTGTATTTCGGTAAGGGTATGGAGATTACATTCTTTCTCCAAATCTCGCTATCCCTGATTTTCATACTCGCAATCTTGCCATCCACGAACTCCACTACCAGATACTTGTTGCCATCTTTGATGTATTTTGCCAGAGGAGAAGTGGCTAATCTATCGTAGAATTTGGAGTATATTTCCAAAGCAACGGCGTCCTTTATCGTATAACCACCTCCCTGTTCTCTATCGTCTCCTCAATCATCTTCTCCAGCAAGTCAAGAATCATGTCTATGTCCTCTTTCGTGCTTCCTATCTCCGCAATAATCCCGTCCAGAATGTCCAAGAGTTCCCGCGAAGGTTCATCTATCACTTCGGTTCTCAACCGCATGACCCTCTCTCTCAATCTCCGCAAACTCATTTCTTTCCCTCCTTCTTCTTCTCTCTCTCAACCACGATTTCTATCAAGCCATCTATCGCCTTGCTCACTTCCTCGTCCATCACTTCCAGCTCCGTTATCAAATCTTCCAAGATGTCCAAGAGCATTTGCGTATCCTCGTCGCTTGACATTTTCCCCAGAAAAACTATCTTCCTCTTTACCCTGCCCAAGTTCATAGTTCAACCTCCACTTCGTTGTTCCTGCTCATAACCATCTCTTTGCTCTTTACTTCCATCTCCCTGCTCCTCATCTTCTTCATCTCTGCAATCATTTCTTCCAAGATGTCTAAAATCTCGTATGTTTCCTCGTTCGTTGCCTTTCCCCGAAGGTGCATTATCTTCCTCTCTGCTCTCTCCAAACTCATAACTCAACCTCCCTCTCCTCAACGGGTTTTAGAGAAATGAGTTGAAAGTGCTTGTTTATCTCCCGTGCCGATTTCTCCATATTCATTATGTAATCCTTCGCTTCTTCCTCGCTGTCAAATTCTTTCGTTAGCTTTATGTATCTCCCGTCATAATCTTCCTGCTCCCACTTCGCTACCCACTTGCTCATAACTCTACCTCCACTTCTTTGTGCTGATTTGGAACACTATGCTGGTTTGGAACATTTTGAGCGTGAGCTATTTCTTGGGGTTGCATTCCCGGACCCTTTGGTGCTTCCACTTCCTTGGAGTTCTCCTTCTCCTTTGCCATCTCTTTCTTCGCTTCTTTCATTAGTTTGGCTTCGTATTCTATCCTCTGTCGATCCACTTCGGAGATTGCGTGGTTTATCGCTGGAACTTTCTCCAAGAGTTTCCTAACCGTTCTGTTCGTTTCGTGGAATAGTTTGTTTCCTGCCTTGTCCAAGTCCTCCTCCTTTTGAGCGTTGAGGAAAGTTAAAACATACTCTCCCCTTTTCTGCAATGCGTCTTTCGCTCCCATTCTGGACAAAATGGATATTGAGGTGCTTTCCACAACCGCTTCCTCAAAATTGTTATCGGGCGTCATCATCCTTTCCTTGTGCCTTATTGCGTGTGCCAATTCGTGTATGAGTGTTCCAAGCATGTGATTGTAGCTCTTGCTCCTCACGATTGTTATCTTTCCTTCTTTCATATCGTATTTCCCGTGATATTTCAACTTGTTAGTGTTGCCTATGGTGTAAATCTCCTCTACGGGTATGGGTGAGGAATCCCGTATCATCTCGTAGAATTTTCTATACTCGTTTCCCGTCAGGGTTTTGAACCGCAAATCTGGTAATGGCTTCCCGTGTGTATCGCTCTCTGCATAAACCTTCTCTGGCTTGAAATACATCCTTTCCCCTCTGGGAACTTTGGCAGTCATGTAGCCCCTTTTCAAGTCATAGTAAAGGTTCGTTAATGCTTTCTGATTATCTCCGTAATTCTCCGCTATTGCACCAGCCAAACCCATAGCACTTACCTTGTCCTGCTGCAATAGATTACCCACTTTCTCGTCCAACGCTTTGGCGAATTCCTGCGGAGATTTGGATTTTAGAGCCAATTCCCTTACATCCTTCAATTCCTGCGGTAAGTCCCTTTTCTGATATTCGTAGATAGTTTTTGGATTGGGTCTCCATATCCAGATTGGCTGTGCGTCCTTGTTTATGTGCCTACCCAATTTCTCCCACTTGTAGCGTGGTAAAACTAATTCTCCCGTCTCTGCCAATTCTGGTTTCTGGGAGATTATTAGAAGGGTATTGTAGAGAGAATAGTTGTAGGATAGGTTCTTCACTTTGAGCAAGTCCTGTACCCTCTCAGATTTCGTTAACTCCTTCAGCCCCTCTTTGAACTTGGTGTTGAGGAACTTGCTTACATCGTCATAGTATCGCTTAACCTCCTCCTTCGAGTATCTCATCTTCTTCATTCTAACCATCCCTTCTGGCATTTGTTTCGATGTTCCCGATGTTTTTAGGAGGCCCTATATAAAATTGTCGATGAGCTTGAATGCAGGATTCTCTCTGTGTAGAACACATTCTCCTTGCAATCTCAAATTTTGAACCTCAATTTTTCTTCCTTCAGAATCAACAAAATCAGTATGTGCTAATATTTCTTCGGAGAAAGTATTATAATTAAGTATACTTATTTTCTTCGAAGGAAGGTGATGTTATGGAAAATCAGAAAGTAATTGATGATATAGAAGAAGCAATTGAAAAATTGATGACTCATGAACTTTTTAATGAAGCTTTTCAAAATGAAATGCTACCAAAATTAAATACTTTCAAAAATGATAAAGAGTACGTATATTCTACCTATGGAGAGAAGTTCAGAGATGTTAACTCATTAGATGACAATACCTTAAAAAATCTCATTTCTAATTTCTTAAATAATTCTGAAAATAGACATTGGACCGGAATGCAATGGCAAAAAAATAAAATCATAAAAAATATTGATAAATTAAGAAAAGCTCTTGTATATGCAGTTGAACACCATACTGATGATGATCCCATACCTATGCTCAAAGAATTTGAAAAGGTTCCTGGCATAAGTTATGGTATTTCAACTCCAATCCTACATGTGATGTATCCAGAGAGGTTTTGCCCTCTAAACGAAAAAACTTACAACGCCCTCATAATAACTGGAGTTTATAATACTCTGAATCTTAGTACTACTAATAGGGGTACTCCAAAAAAGGATGGAATTAAAGATTACCCCAAAATTAATGAATTCTCTAAAAAATTAGTTGAAAAAATAAGAGAGAAATATAATTTAGATGAAACTTTTAGTTTGTGGGAAGTGGACGCATTGTGGCACTTTATAAATGAGGCTAAGAAGAAGAGCGCTTCCGGCTGCTATTTGGAAATTATCAAGGTTCCTCGTAAAAGAGCCACTATAGATGTTTATAAAGAGACACTCATAGGAAAATATTTGTGGTGTCCAAACACAAAAGAGTATGTAAATGGTGAAAAGGGAGTTATGGAGAAAGTTAAGCCTGAGGACATTATAATCCATGATTGGGATGGTATAATATACGGGTATTCAATAGTAGAGAAAGAGCCTGAAAGTGTCTCTAAGGAAGATTTGATAAAAATTTTTGAAAATGAGAGGTTTCTAAACGACAGTTATAAAGAAGCTATTGAAAAATATACATCTAAAAATATCAAAGGATTTTACATCGTTAAACTTAAGAATTTCAGTAGATTTGAGAAAGAATTTAGGTATTCTGAGGTTGAGGGATTACCAGAACAACAGAATTTACAACGTTTAAGGGGAAAATATTTACTGGAGCTTGATAAGGATGTATGTGAATATTTTGGAATAATGCAAGATGGGCCACCTAAAGAGATCCAATTTGAAAAAGAGATAGGAACTCTCTTAAATGCAAAAAATCAGGTTATTCTCTATGGTCCACCCGGCACGGGTAAGACATGGATTGCAAGAAATTATGCCCTAAATGGAGTAGGAGAAAACAACGATCGTGTGGCATTCGTAACATTCCATCCATCCTTTTCATATGAGGATTTCGTAGAGAGCATAAAACCGAATGCTGATGAAGACGAATTGAGATTCAGAATTGAAGAAGGGATATTCAAGAGGATAGCAAGAAATGCGTACAATGCACTTTTAGAGTATGCTGGTGTTCATGTTTCTAAGAGATGGGATGCGAATGGTGAATTGCCCGATTTAGAGGATGAGGAGAGAAACAAAGTAAAAGATGTCCTTGATAAGGAGGATTTTCCAAAATTCTATATCATCATTGATGAGATTAACAGAGGAGATGTAAGCAAGATATTTGGGGAGCTCATAACTTTGCTGGAGAAAGACAAGCGTCTGTTTATGGAAAATGAGATGATAGTAAGACTTCCTTATTCTAAAAAGAAATTCGGTGTGCCTCCGAATCTTTACATCATAGGCACAATGAACACTGCAGATAGGAGCATAGCGCTTATGGATGTGGCTCTGAGGAGAAGATTTGCTTTCTTGGAGATTATGCCCTCATACACCGTTCTTCTTAAATATCTTGGAATATCAAATGTTAATAAAGAAGATGATGCTGTTAAAGAGATAAAGGACTGGAAGGGAGATGATTTAAGAGATATCAAAAAACTTGCAATAAAAGCTTTATACACAATTAACGAAGAAATCAAAAAGAATTACGACAGAGACCACCAGATAGGACATTCTTACTATTTGCAGCTCAAAGATGCAACGACAGAGGATGAGCTTAAGAGCAAACTGAAATATATCTGGCTCTACGAAATTCTACCTTTACTGCAGGAGTACTTCTACGGCTCAAATGAGAACTTAGAGAAAATACTATACCCATGCAATAAGAGTGGGAATGTAGAAAATGATGTTATTGGATGCTATAAGAGAGATATAATGAGAGAGGATAAAAGTTGGAGCGTAGCGAAGTTCTTCGATGCTATAATTAATCATAAAAAGCCCTCAGAAAAAAATGAGTGATACACATGGCCTATTTAGAACTGCTAGAATACAAAGAAAAAGAGCTTGAAATAGTCAAAGAGAAACTCTGGGATGGTGGGAAAAATACCATTGGTGATAGAACTTTAGATTTGCTCAAAGAGGTGAATGAGAAATTTGTAGATGAGGAAACAGGTACAAAGAAAGAGTTTCTAGACATCCGAGAATACTCCGAAAAGAGAAAAGTAAAAATTAAAGCCAAAAACTGGGTTGGATTGGTTAGCATAAATGACTGGACCATGGAAATTTTGCCTAAATTTATTTATAATCTCAAAGAAGAGGAAGACTTAAAAAATAATCGAGATGGAATAATAAAGAACCTCGTGAAAATGTTGCAGATTGCATGGAACTTGCCAATAAGAGACGTGGATATATCCTCACTAAAGATAGGAGAAAATTCCATATTTGAGGTATTGCTCACCATTTATTCAATAAAGCTCTTGGATGCCATAAAAGAGGGTTTGTACAAGGAATACATAAGAGTTTCAGATGACTTGCATTATGTAAAGGGACAGATAGATTTTGCAAAGTACTCTCGTAGATGGGAAAGAAGGCATATTATACCCGTGAATTACAACGATAGAAATCCAGACAATTTGATAAATAGAACACTTAAGTATGCAGCATACCTTGCTTCTCTATATACCCGTAATTCCATGAATTTCTCCAATTTAAAAATGGCAGAGAATCTAATGGACTCGGTTTCTCTTGTTCCCGTTAGTGCATCTGAAATCGATTCAATAACCTTTACAAGGTTAAATGAGGGATACAAACCCTTAATCAATCTGGCTAGGGTTATAATTACAAATTTGAGTCCAGAGTTCACTGGAGGAAAAAAGGATGTGTTTGCATTTTTAATCCCTATGGAGAAGGTGTTTGAGAGATTCATAGCCAATTCGATAGTACAGAACAAATCCAAGGTTTTGGGAAATGATTGTAAAAGTTGTGAAGTATATGTCCAAGGAGCAGATCAAAAAAAGCATCTTCTTAAAGGGAGCAGATTCATGTTAATACCTGATATAATGATAAAAATAAATGGCAAAAGGTACATCATAGATACCAAGTACAAGCTTTTGGATACAGAGGATGAGAAAAAGTATGGTGTATCACAAAGTGATGTTTATCAGATGCTTGCCTATGCTTATGCCTATGATACACCTAAAATTATGTTATTGTACCCAAAGGGTGTTGGTGATTTTGATAAGAAAGAATGGGAGTTTGAAAACATAAATTCTAAATTAGCAGGAAAAAAGTTGATAATAGAAACAATAGATTTAATGAAATATGATTTAGTAAAGGAGTATGATAAATTCTTGGAGGAGCTTAATAAGAAAATAGATGAACTTACCAAGAAAGAAAATACTTCGTAACAAAGCTTTTATTTCCTCGAACATAGTAATAGAATATGACTTTGCATATTATGTACAATCATAAATGTCCAAAATGCGGTGCTTATTATATCCCCTACGATGAGGATGTACCTTGTCCAAATTGCGGCTATGTGGAGAAAGATAGAGTTGATTTTATACCAAGAGCCGTGGAATCGTTGAAATTCAACTATGAGGCTTATGGATCATACATACCATTCGCATGGTGGATTAGCTCACTTGGAGATTACATCATGGATATTCTTTTCTCAATGTTCCAAGATTATGAAGATTCTGGAGCTGAGGATTTTAGCAAGTTTGCCAGAGAATTTTTATCAAAAATAAATTGGAGAGATAACAAGTACATGGAAGAACACATTTACAATATTGCTCTGCGCGTTTATGAAGAACTAGAGAAGGGAAAAGAATCAACAACTCTTTAGTTTACTACAACAAAAATACTTCGTGAGAAGCTTTTTATTCGCCCCTTCTCTAACTTTCATGGAGGTAAGAAATATGGGTAAGGAATTAGATGAGAAGGATGCGGATGCGTTTCTCGGTGCAGGCTGGGAAGATGTGAGATACAAGGTGCCAAAAGGCAAATTTAGAGTTGCTCTGATAGATATGTTTGACTACACTACCACTATAATTGGAGATTTTGATGATGAAAGCTCTGCAAAAAAGTATGTGCTTGATAATGAAGATTTGCTTGGGGGTTACGAAAGCTTGGTTATCTACAATGATGAGGGCAAGCTCGTGTACGATTCTGATTGGAGAGAGGAGAAAGTAGATGATGAAACTTTGAATAAATTCATAAAAATGGTGCGTGATGAACTTGGTAGCAAGGGATATGAAGAGTATGTCAAATCCTCATTGTTGATATCGGATAAGAGCGTGAAATCCATGGATGATATAACCAAAACGGCACTTGAGGTGGATGGCACCGTCCAAGACAAGCTCAAAAACCTGTTTTTCATCCAAGCTTTTATGGGGTTGGTGAATGTGGAGCTTGGAGCTTTCATAAAATCGGCAGGAATGGAGATAGAGGCAGGCGGGTTCAAGGATCCAAAGGAGGTATACGAGCACATAGGAGATGTGGACGAGCTCACGGATGATGTGATATCCCTCGTATCCCTCGCTGGGCTCAAGTTCGGATACGACTTCAAGCATGGCAACTGAAGAGAGAAAGAATGCACATCCTCTACACTGCAAAGTCCTTTACTTTTTCTCTTTTTTACTTCAACGGGAAATGTAATAAATGATGTACATCCCTAAAATGCCGTGTAAATCTTATTCTCCTCGCAATTCAACGCAAATCTTGGACATTCCCTTATTATTTATAATAAATATATAGCAAGATAAGGAGATGTCCAAAAATAGAGGGGACTTGCATAAAAAATGAGTGAATTACACGATTTCTTGAATGTTCAAAATGGGCAAAATTCCTTACTGGCATGTTCAAAAATGTGGAAGTTTTTCATGGAGAGAATGGATTCAAAAGGAAATTCTTGATGTACATAATTTGAGGTTCAAATTCTCAAATTGAAAAGAGAAGTAGTGTAGAACAGGGAAAATTGAATGTTGCTAGACATAGACAATTTTAAATAGGGGTTCTAAAGAGAGAGAAGAGGTGATGAAAATGGAAGCGGGGCACGAACAAGCACATCTTCATATTGTACTGAGCAGCAAGTTGAAAGAGGATTTAGACACCATTGCGAGAATGAAGAACACCAGCACGAATAAGATTGTGAGAGAGGCATTGAAGCTCTATGTGCAAGAGGAGTTCTACAAGAAGGCGGGGTACATATCGAACATAGATAAGATGGTGGGCATGGCAGTGGCAACGGAGCTTTATCCAGAGCTGGAGGAGATAAAGAACAGGCTGGACATGATTGCGGATTTTGTCCAGACACAGAGCTCACAGGTTGAAGAGTCTCCGGCTAAAGAAGAGAAGAAAGAAAAAATAGATTTTCCAAGGGTACCGGGACTGCACTACAAGGTGGATGGAAACAATGTAATCTATGAGGACGGCTCAATCTACAATCTTTACCTTGGAGCTTGGCTGGTGACGAAAGAGGAAGTTGCCAAGTGGAAAAGGAAGAAGGAAAGAGAAAGGAATTTGCTGGGGTGAGAAAATGATAACCAAAACGAAATTCTCAACAGGCAAGGATGCCGCGATAAAGTTGGCAAGGTACATAGAGAGAGGAATGAGCAATAACAGAGTTTATACAAGGTTATACTACGAATTTAAACCTGCGAATGATAGAGATTTAAAAGAGTTCGTGGAGGTTTCACGGGGAGCAGATGAGGACGTCCCTGCTGTCAGGCACATGATTATTGCACCAGAGAGGTTCTACGATGAAAGGCAACTGCATTATTTAGTTATGAAAACATTACACGACTGGAGAATAGAGTCCAGAAACTATGGAATTAGATTTCTTTGGGGATTGCATTACAACACGGAGCATCCTCACAGCCACATAGGAATGGTATCTCCATACTCAGAGGAGTTAGTCATGGAAAGGGAGGATCTGAAAGAATTCAACAAGATTGTGGAGGAAGTGTTTGGAGAGAAGCTCAAGAGCGAGAAGAAAATAGAGGAGGAGATGGAAAGAGAGATAAAAGAAGCGGAGGAGTTTGAGGTTGGAGTATAATGCAGAGAACTGCATTGAGCCCAGAGAGCATACACGAAGCAGAGCAGAGAAGGAAGGAAAGAGAGGAAAAGAGGTTAATTCTCTTTGTAGTCATAGGTTTATTGTTCTTCTTTCCACCCCTGTTCCTGCTCCCCTACATAATAGATTTCCTGCGTAGGAAAGATTACTCAAAAATACCCGTAAAGAGAGTTTTTGATAAAAGAAGATTGTGGAGTTTTTCCTTCCTGCTCACTTCTTACTCTCTTTCTTACTTTCTTATCTTTCCTTTCTATGCGAGTTTGAAAAGGAACATACTCCCCTTCTGGAAACCATTTTTTTCATACCCGTTCTCCGAGTTTTTGGTGTATCCTCACTTCTCCCTTTACTCTAATCTTTACCTGTTCATCCTATACGGGTTGATAGTGCCGATAGTCATAAGCATTCCCCTTGCGGTAGTGTTGAAAAAGAAATACAGGTTGAGGATACCACCAGATAGTTTAGTAATCCCCACCAAGCAAGGAAACATCGTGATAGAGAAGTATAACACGGGAATTATGGTTGTGGGTGCTCCCGGTTCTGGTAAAACGGAATTGATTAAACAAGTAATCTATCAATTCCCGCAAAAGAGAGATTATGTTTGGGTAATTTTCGATCCCAAGGGAGATTATTACGAAGCGTTTGGAACGGAAAGAGACATAACTTTGAGCGTGAATGGTTCTTCTTATGCGTGGAACATATTTTGGGAGATAGACCCCGATAGAGCTACAACGGATGTTATAGAAATAGCCAAAGAGATATTTCCAATTGAAGAAAGAGGAGGAGAGGATAAGTTTTGGGTAGTGACTTCCCAGCAACTCTTATCTGCCTTCATACTCACATTTTACAGACAGGCATTACAGACATACACGAAGTATTTCTCTGGTAAAGTGGATAGGGAGAGATTAAAAGAGTTCCTGCCCACGAACGAGGATTTCATGGATTTCATAAACCAGCTCACCATAGAACAAGCGTATAACCTCTTAGTCAATCAGGAAGATTTGAGGAGCGTTGCCGAATACATCAATCCACAAGCGATGAAACAGGCAAGTGGTGTGTGGAGCAATTTCTATTCCCGCATAAATGAGATATTCATAGGAGATTTCTACAAGACGGCAGGAAAGAGACAGATGAGCATAAGGGATTACATAGAAAATCCACAGGGTAGAAAGTTGTTCATAGAGTATAATGTGGAAACGGGAGAAGCCGTTGCACCGATATTTAGATTGCTGGTTGATAGAGCGATAAAGTATTCCTTTGCCAGAGAAAATCAGTATAATAGGATAGGAGAGCCAAGAAAGAAATACTTTGTTATAGATGAGTTCCAATTGATACCCAAGTTGAAAAGGTATCAGGAATTGGTGAATTTTGGACGCTCTTACTACATAACCTCAATCATAGGAATACAGAGCATAGCACAGGTGATAGAGAAATACGGGAAGGATTCCGCAAATGCGGTAGTTGCCGGACACGCCTATTTGTTTGCCCTCCGTGCCTACGATAGTGCCTCCTCTCAATTGATACGCTCAAGGATTGGAAAGAAACAGGTATGGCAGAGAGAACCCCAGCACATACAGGTTCAAGGCAGAGGAGTTTATGTTGCCGATAAGTATTCCACAACGGAGTATTTCCCGATTAGTGAGGAGCATTTGAGAACCATGCCCGTTGGACAATGTATAATCGTCACTCCCGACGGATTTAGAGAAGTCAATCTCTACACTTTCCAGCAGGGTAAAAGGATAATTGCGGAATTGTTGAAAATGTATAATCTTGGTTATTCTTCTCTCCTTTGAAAACTTCGTGAGCATGTTTTTATACTCTAACTACAAACTCTTCTGTATGAGCAGAGCTACAAAAGCTGCATTAATAATATCAATATTCCTTGCAATATTTGCAGGTGTTGTAGCAACCCATGAAGGAGCTCCTGCGAGTGATACTTTATGCATTTCAACTTACATGTTGGTAATTGGGTTTGCATTTTTCTGGTTTGCCTTCAAGTTTGCAGATGCTATGTGGAAAGGAGAGAAAAAAGTATGGAGATGGCTCAACGATGAGCCAGAGCCGAAAAAGACGAAGGCACTTCCAGCAAAGAGTGAGGATGAAATGATGCTGTATGAAAGCGATAGAGAGCATAGAACTTATTTCTGGAAAGATTATGTTATCACCGTTGGAACTGGACACTATTTTATGATGAGCAACATGGAAATCCCTTACAACGGTGTTTTCATAGTGAAAGAGAAGGATTTCACGATGTTCAAGAGGGTAGATGATATAAATCTCTTTGAGGACGAGATTAAAATGATAGCCGAGAACTGTATTGATAAGGGTGACTGCGATATTATTCTGTCGTGGAAAGGCAGTTCCGAGTTTGCATGCGCTAAAGAAGGGTATTTTATTTACTCTTATGGCATTGATTATGCAGGATTTTTGTTCAACAACGCTGGGTTCATTCACCTGTTTGACCATGATTGTAGAGGCTTGACAAAGAACAAAGATGCGATGTTTAGATTCGTGAAAGACAACTTGAACAAGAACGAAGTGGCTTTGATATTAACTCTCCCCGCATATACCATTCTCTCTCTAAGCGCGAAAGTAGCTCACTCTATGCTTAGGATTGATAGGGATATCTTTGAAGTGATGTTTCCAGAGGAGAAATTGAGCTACATTTACGATGTACCTTTCAAGATAAGAAACAAGAAAGAGCTTGCTACGATTGCAAACGAGGCACAGAGGTTGCACGCAGAGGTTGGCGTGGTGTTTGAGTTTGAGAATAAGATGATCATAGCTGCAAAGGCCGAGCTTGCCAGGTTTATGATGCCAGAGTCCAAGGAAAGCGATTTAAGAGAGGACATCCTTGCCATATACTACGAGGGAGATGAAAATCCAGTGGTCGTACCGGTTGAGTGGAGAGCATGGACCAAGCATGAACTGATAAAAGCAGCAAGCGAAGTTGTTGGTTCCATGTAAGCCCAACTAATAATTTTGTTCGTATTTTTCTATCTTCATTTTACAAATTCAATTAGCCCATACTTAAGATACTCCAAAACCACATGGTACTTCTTCTACTTGATAGGATAAAGAGAGAGGGAATAATAACAGAAGTGTTTCCACACCACATGG
Proteins encoded:
- a CDS encoding McrB family protein, coding for MENQKVIDDIEEAIEKLMTHELFNEAFQNEMLPKLNTFKNDKEYVYSTYGEKFRDVNSLDDNTLKNLISNFLNNSENRHWTGMQWQKNKIIKNIDKLRKALVYAVEHHTDDDPIPMLKEFEKVPGISYGISTPILHVMYPERFCPLNEKTYNALIITGVYNTLNLSTTNRGTPKKDGIKDYPKINEFSKKLVEKIREKYNLDETFSLWEVDALWHFINEAKKKSASGCYLEIIKVPRKRATIDVYKETLIGKYLWCPNTKEYVNGEKGVMEKVKPEDIIIHDWDGIIYGYSIVEKEPESVSKEDLIKIFENERFLNDSYKEAIEKYTSKNIKGFYIVKLKNFSRFEKEFRYSEVEGLPEQQNLQRLRGKYLLELDKDVCEYFGIMQDGPPKEIQFEKEIGTLLNAKNQVILYGPPGTGKTWIARNYALNGVGENNDRVAFVTFHPSFSYEDFVESIKPNADEDELRFRIEEGIFKRIARNAYNALLEYAGVHVSKRWDANGELPDLEDEERNKVKDVLDKEDFPKFYIIIDEINRGDVSKIFGELITLLEKDKRLFMENEMIVRLPYSKKKFGVPPNLYIIGTMNTADRSIALMDVALRRRFAFLEIMPSYTVLLKYLGISNVNKEDDAVKEIKDWKGDDLRDIKKLAIKALYTINEEIKKNYDRDHQIGHSYYLQLKDATTEDELKSKLKYIWLYEILPLLQEYFYGSNENLEKILYPCNKSGNVENDVIGCYKRDIMREDKSWSVAKFFDAIINHKKPSEKNE
- a CDS encoding type IV secretory system conjugative DNA transfer family protein encodes the protein MQRTALSPESIHEAEQRRKEREEKRLILFVVIGLLFFFPPLFLLPYIIDFLRRKDYSKIPVKRVFDKRRLWSFSFLLTSYSLSYFLIFPFYASLKRNILPFWKPFFSYPFSEFLVYPHFSLYSNLYLFILYGLIVPIVISIPLAVVLKKKYRLRIPPDSLVIPTKQGNIVIEKYNTGIMVVGAPGSGKTELIKQVIYQFPQKRDYVWVIFDPKGDYYEAFGTERDITLSVNGSSYAWNIFWEIDPDRATTDVIEIAKEIFPIEERGGEDKFWVVTSQQLLSAFILTFYRQALQTYTKYFSGKVDRERLKEFLPTNEDFMDFINQLTIEQAYNLLVNQEDLRSVAEYINPQAMKQASGVWSNFYSRINEIFIGDFYKTAGKRQMSIRDYIENPQGRKLFIEYNVETGEAVAPIFRLLVDRAIKYSFARENQYNRIGEPRKKYFVIDEFQLIPKLKRYQELVNFGRSYYITSIIGIQSIAQVIEKYGKDSANAVVAGHAYLFALRAYDSASSQLIRSRIGKKQVWQREPQHIQVQGRGVYVADKYSTTEYFPISEEHLRTMPVGQCIIVTPDGFREVNLYTFQQGKRIIAELLKMYNLGYSSLL
- a CDS encoding McrC family protein, with amino-acid sequence MAYLELLEYKEKELEIVKEKLWDGGKNTIGDRTLDLLKEVNEKFVDEETGTKKEFLDIREYSEKRKVKIKAKNWVGLVSINDWTMEILPKFIYNLKEEEDLKNNRDGIIKNLVKMLQIAWNLPIRDVDISSLKIGENSIFEVLLTIYSIKLLDAIKEGLYKEYIRVSDDLHYVKGQIDFAKYSRRWERRHIIPVNYNDRNPDNLINRTLKYAAYLASLYTRNSMNFSNLKMAENLMDSVSLVPVSASEIDSITFTRLNEGYKPLINLARVIITNLSPEFTGGKKDVFAFLIPMEKVFERFIANSIVQNKSKVLGNDCKSCEVYVQGADQKKHLLKGSRFMLIPDIMIKINGKRYIIDTKYKLLDTEDEKKYGVSQSDVYQMLAYAYAYDTPKIMLLYPKGVGDFDKKEWEFENINSKLAGKKLIIETIDLMKYDLVKEYDKFLEELNKKIDELTKKENTS